The stretch of DNA aaaaatatcagttatttattatcttttttaaatttttactaaGCATATGCGTTATTTTTTAcgattcataattattttatgatcacCAAAACAAAAatgttataatatatatatatatatatatatatatatatatatatatatatatatatatatatatatatatatatatatatatatatatatatatatatatattgatcgtACCGGATCAGACggatcgtcaaggcctgctcggaactggatctttgagaagtgaaggggggtgtacctgcaaggtactccgatgatAAAGTAAGAAAACGAGCAAGGGAGTGCATgtacgagctaaaggttagaagagaatgaATACTGTGGGGTGGCAAACGCACGTGTAACGATATTAAAATTCGTGTGAACGCCCGtgtaactaggggtggcaaacgggcatgccgcCCTGTTTAGACCCGCCacgcaaaagcccacaaaaaatgGGGTGGGACGGGGCGGTCATAGTTAAGGGTCCGGGCCTAAAATCTTGGACAGCCTTGCAAAAAGTGAAGGCGGGGCAGGCTAAGCTCGCGGGCACTATATTTTTTAggcttaaaatataaattttatgttaATGTATATGCCTGCAAAAGCCCGCATAAAAAAATGGAGCAAGTGCGTGCAAAATAGACATGCCCAATGAGTCAGACCTATTTTGCCATCCGTATATCCATACCAAAATCCGTATGAACGCACGGGtttaatttatgaaaaattaaaaaatatattattaatgtaaaacaattttgataaaacaattttataaataaagcatgtctttttttaaaaaaaataataaaccttTTTGACAAATCAATTTTGTTTTTCctatttacatttttattataatgtttaaatttaattcaatttatcTCTTGTTAACAATAATTAAGTATACACGTGTATCCGTGCAAACGCACggatattttattagttttttataaaAGTGTTTTACAATAAATACAGGGAGAGTATATAATACAAATCTATGTTTTCCTTCCCacattcaaataattttttacgAGTAGATAGATATACACCATCAGAATAAGTTAATGCTCCACCGACAAGCAATATCAGTTTTCCCCTTTTCCATGTCATGCTACTAATTTTAAAACACATAGTTACAAAATTGAACTCATGCACCAAAATATTAACTTACATTGCATATATCCTTTAACTTCAAAACCAAAAATAGTTGCGTGTATCCTTTATATCCATTTGTTATCACCGATTACCTCTACAACAAGTTAAACCGCCTTCTCGAACATTCTGGGCCGTAAATGGGCCTGGTCCAAAAGAATAAGCCCGGGCCCACTCTCAATACATGACGCAAGCCCACACGCAATCACACAAAACAAACGCGCTAATGCAAAGGTATAAATACAAACACCACCCTCTTCTCTTTCCCTCCATTTTCATTCTAACTTTCAGTTTCTAACCGCAACAATAAAAATTCATCAACAATGGGAAGAAGTAAGCAACAAAACAAACtctcattattttattttcttcatcttAATATGTATTGATTCTAGATTTCTAATCTTAATATGAACCATTTTGTGATATGATTAATTAGGACCGGCTAGATGTTACCGTCAGATAAAGAACAAACCGTATCCAAAATCCCGATTCTGCCGCGGAGTTCCCGATCCAAAGATCCGAATCTACGACGTGGGAATGAAGAAAAAAGGCGTAGACGAGTTTCCTTTCTGCGTTCATCTGGTATCATGGGAGAAAGAAAACGTTTCTAGCGAAGCGTTGGAGGCAGCGAGAATTGCTTGCAACAAGTACATGTCGAAGTTTGCTGGAAAAGACGCGTTTCATTTGCGTGTGAGGGTTCATCCTTTTCATGTGTTGAGGATCAATAAGATGCTGTCGTGCGCTGGGGCGGATAGGTTGCAGACCGGGATGAGAGGCGCGTTTGGGAAGCCGTTGGGGACGTGTGCTAGGGTGAGTATTGGGCAGGTGCTGTTGAGTGTTAGGTGTAAGAGTGGTAATGGTGTTCATGCTCAAGAGGCGCTTCGTCGTGCTAAGTTTAAGTTCCCTGGTCGTCAGAAGATTATTGTTAGTCGAAAGTGGTAAGCATGGTTGATTGTTGATACTTGATTTTTgtaattcataatcatttgtttatgatttttgattttaTGACTTAAAAttgttttcaaattttaggggttTTACTAAATTGGATCAAGAAGAGTACTTGAAGTTGAAATCTGAGAACAGAATTGTGGCCGATGGTGTAAATGCTAAGGTAATTTATCAAACACAACACAGACACtattttttcagaggtgtcagtGCTATAGAAAGAATGTTTGATTCATTTGCTCATCTAATGAGAGGTTGGAGGTTTGGCTATATTTTTTGATGGACTGAATGTGCTGAATTTGttttctttgtccattttcaGGTTCTTGGGTGCCATGGACCTTTGGCGAATCGCCAGCCAGGAAGAGCTTTCTTGCCAATGTCTGCTTAGACATGAAATTATTTCAACCTGCTCAATATGGATGTTTCTAATGATCAGTGATTACATACACTGTGATTAATTAATAGCATATATATGTATTTAATTTTTGTGTAT from Vicia villosa cultivar HV-30 ecotype Madison, WI unplaced genomic scaffold, Vvil1.0 ctg.000006F_1_1_1, whole genome shotgun sequence encodes:
- the LOC131621487 gene encoding large ribosomal subunit protein uL16-like, which encodes MGRRPARCYRQIKNKPYPKSRFCRGVPDPKIRIYDVGMKKKGVDEFPFCVHLVSWEKENVSSEALEAARIACNKYMSKFAGKDAFHLRVRVHPFHVLRINKMLSCAGADRLQTGMRGAFGKPLGTCARVSIGQVLLSVRCKSGNGVHAQEALRRAKFKFPGRQKIIVSRKWGFTKLDQEEYLKLKSENRIVADGVNAKVLGCHGPLANRQPGRAFLPMSA